A genomic segment from Nicotiana sylvestris chromosome 1, ASM39365v2, whole genome shotgun sequence encodes:
- the LOC138886370 gene encoding fatty acyl-CoA reductase 3-like isoform X2 has translation MESCGINQFLEGKTIFIAGATGYLAKILIEKILRVQPNVKKLYLLIRAPDSNLAKERFNNEVIKTDLFGVLRKKLGANLQALIEDRVFLVAGDIACDNLGINSELKNEMFKEIDIIVNSAAATRFDERYDTAIRTNTLGALNILKFSKQCSKLNMLLHISTAYVCGENDGLILEKPLHYGETLNGGSQLDIEVEQKVVEETLNDLKARNAAEKEVTLAMRVLGIERAKIHGWPNTYTFTKAMGEMLLGHLKEDLQLIILRPTIILSTYKEPFPGWIEGMRTADTFIVAYGKGKQNVIMGDKESIIDVIPADMVVNSIIAAMVAHRNCSSHSTTVYHISSSRRNQLNIGDTIQFSVDYFKKNRWIDERGKPVKLKKVRTLDSMASLHKYMTIYYKPLLKILEWANLILCQLFQKLHTDLERRNNLVIRLAELYKPYVFFKGVFDDTNAEMLLMVTKESNADDTFNFDPTTIQWEKYFKEIHIPGLVKYIF, from the exons ATGGAATCGTGCGGCATTAATCAGTTTCTTGAAGGCAAGACCATTTTCATCGCTGGTGCAACTGGCTACCTAGCAAAGA TTCTCATCGAGAAGATACTCCGTGTCCAGCCAAATGTGAAGAAGCTCTACTTGCTAATTAGAGCTCCAGATTCAAATTTAGCTAAAGAGCGTTTTAACAACGAG GTTATAAAGACAGATCTGTTTGGAGTTCTAAGGAAGAAATTGGGTGCCAACTTACAGGCCCTTATAGAAGACAGAGTTTTCCTAGTTGCTGGTGATATAGCTTGTGATAATTTGGGGATAAATTCTGAGCTGAAAAATGAGATGTTCAAAGAAATAGACATAATTGTAAACTCAGCTGCTGCAACTAGATTTGATGAAAG ATATGATACTGCAATAAGGACCAATACACTGGGTGCCCTGAATATTCTTAAGTTTTCCAAACAGTGCTCAAAACTAAATATGCTTCTCCATATTAGCACAG CTTATGTTTGTGGAGAAAATGATGGATTGATACTAGAGAAACCATTGCACTATGGTGAGACGCTTAATGGAGGCTCTCAATTGGACATAGAAGTGGAGCAAAAGGTTGTAGAGGAGACACTAAACGACCTTAAAGCTAGGAATGCCGCTGAAAAGGAAGTAACTTTAGCTATGAGAGTTCTAGGTATTGAGAG GGCAAAGATACATGGATGGCCAAACACATACACGTTCACAAAAGCAATGGGAGAGATGCTTTTAGGACACTTAAAGGAGGATCTCCAACTCATAATCCTACGGCCAACAATTATATTAAGCACCTACAAGGAACCATTCCCCGGATGGATTGAAGGAAtgag AACCGCGGACACCTTCATTGTTGCCTATGGTAAAGGAAAACAGAATGTTATCATGGGAGATAAAGAATCGATAATAGATGTG ATTCCAGCTGATATGGTAGTGAACTCAATCATCGCGGCTATGGTAGCCCATAGAAATTGCTCTTCCCATTCAACTACTGTTTACCATATTAGCTCCTCTAGGAGGAATCAACTAAATATTGGTGATACTATACAATTTTCCGTTGATTACTTCAAGAAGAATCGGTGGATTGACGAAAGAGGGAAGCCGGTCAAACTAAAGAAAGTTCGTACACTGGATAGCATGGCTAGCCTTCATAAATACATGACAATCTACTACAAGCCATTATTAAAG ATATTAGAGTGGGCAAACTTGATACTTTGCCAACTTTTCCAAAAGCTGCATACAGACTTGGAAAGAAGGAACAATCTCGTCATTCGACTAGCTGAACTCTACAAGCCCTACGTGTTCTTCAAAGGAGT TTTCGATGATACTAACGCTGAGATGTTGCTAATGGTAACAAAAGAAAGTAATGCAGATGATACGTTTAATTTTGATCCAACAACTATTCAGTGGGAAAAATACTTTAAGGAAATTCATATTCCCGGATTAGTGAAGTACATCTTTTAA
- the LOC138886370 gene encoding fatty acyl-CoA reductase 3-like isoform X1 produces the protein MESCGINQFLEGKTIFIAGATGYLAKMLYLLHINVVLIEKILRVQPNVKKLYLLIRAPDSNLAKERFNNEVIKTDLFGVLRKKLGANLQALIEDRVFLVAGDIACDNLGINSELKNEMFKEIDIIVNSAAATRFDERYDTAIRTNTLGALNILKFSKQCSKLNMLLHISTAYVCGENDGLILEKPLHYGETLNGGSQLDIEVEQKVVEETLNDLKARNAAEKEVTLAMRVLGIERAKIHGWPNTYTFTKAMGEMLLGHLKEDLQLIILRPTIILSTYKEPFPGWIEGMRTADTFIVAYGKGKQNVIMGDKESIIDVIPADMVVNSIIAAMVAHRNCSSHSTTVYHISSSRRNQLNIGDTIQFSVDYFKKNRWIDERGKPVKLKKVRTLDSMASLHKYMTIYYKPLLKILEWANLILCQLFQKLHTDLERRNNLVIRLAELYKPYVFFKGVFDDTNAEMLLMVTKESNADDTFNFDPTTIQWEKYFKEIHIPGLVKYIF, from the exons ATGGAATCGTGCGGCATTAATCAGTTTCTTGAAGGCAAGACCATTTTCATCGCTGGTGCAACTGGCTACCTAGCAAAGA TGCTTTATTTGTTACATATTAATGTAGTTCTCATCGAGAAGATACTCCGTGTCCAGCCAAATGTGAAGAAGCTCTACTTGCTAATTAGAGCTCCAGATTCAAATTTAGCTAAAGAGCGTTTTAACAACGAG GTTATAAAGACAGATCTGTTTGGAGTTCTAAGGAAGAAATTGGGTGCCAACTTACAGGCCCTTATAGAAGACAGAGTTTTCCTAGTTGCTGGTGATATAGCTTGTGATAATTTGGGGATAAATTCTGAGCTGAAAAATGAGATGTTCAAAGAAATAGACATAATTGTAAACTCAGCTGCTGCAACTAGATTTGATGAAAG ATATGATACTGCAATAAGGACCAATACACTGGGTGCCCTGAATATTCTTAAGTTTTCCAAACAGTGCTCAAAACTAAATATGCTTCTCCATATTAGCACAG CTTATGTTTGTGGAGAAAATGATGGATTGATACTAGAGAAACCATTGCACTATGGTGAGACGCTTAATGGAGGCTCTCAATTGGACATAGAAGTGGAGCAAAAGGTTGTAGAGGAGACACTAAACGACCTTAAAGCTAGGAATGCCGCTGAAAAGGAAGTAACTTTAGCTATGAGAGTTCTAGGTATTGAGAG GGCAAAGATACATGGATGGCCAAACACATACACGTTCACAAAAGCAATGGGAGAGATGCTTTTAGGACACTTAAAGGAGGATCTCCAACTCATAATCCTACGGCCAACAATTATATTAAGCACCTACAAGGAACCATTCCCCGGATGGATTGAAGGAAtgag AACCGCGGACACCTTCATTGTTGCCTATGGTAAAGGAAAACAGAATGTTATCATGGGAGATAAAGAATCGATAATAGATGTG ATTCCAGCTGATATGGTAGTGAACTCAATCATCGCGGCTATGGTAGCCCATAGAAATTGCTCTTCCCATTCAACTACTGTTTACCATATTAGCTCCTCTAGGAGGAATCAACTAAATATTGGTGATACTATACAATTTTCCGTTGATTACTTCAAGAAGAATCGGTGGATTGACGAAAGAGGGAAGCCGGTCAAACTAAAGAAAGTTCGTACACTGGATAGCATGGCTAGCCTTCATAAATACATGACAATCTACTACAAGCCATTATTAAAG ATATTAGAGTGGGCAAACTTGATACTTTGCCAACTTTTCCAAAAGCTGCATACAGACTTGGAAAGAAGGAACAATCTCGTCATTCGACTAGCTGAACTCTACAAGCCCTACGTGTTCTTCAAAGGAGT TTTCGATGATACTAACGCTGAGATGTTGCTAATGGTAACAAAAGAAAGTAATGCAGATGATACGTTTAATTTTGATCCAACAACTATTCAGTGGGAAAAATACTTTAAGGAAATTCATATTCCCGGATTAGTGAAGTACATCTTTTAA